TGCGCTTTTCGCGACGGCTGCCGCGTGGGGGATGTTGCCGCGATGGTGGTGCTGACCGTGATTGCCTTGGTGCTCAGCATGACCCTCCGCGCTTGTGGGCATCGCGCGACCGTATCGCAGGTAGAACCAAAGCAGCATTGGCCCGCCAAAAAGCGCGCAGATCGGCCAGACGAGTTGCATCACGACCATGTGTTGCGGGCGCTTTGCGACATCGGCAGCGATCCAGATCGCGCAGATCACACCGACGGCCAAGGCAGTCCAGGAAAAACGACGAGTGAGATGGGCATAATTGTGGGTAACTCCTGTCTGTCGTGCAGCGCGAAAGATGACCTGCGCGCCGCATGTGCCACTTTGGAGTTTGCCTAGCGGAGAAAGTTGTCGCGCAGCAGCGACACGACCTCACGGGTCCGACCGCTCAGGACAGCCTTGATCCCGAAGAGCGCGGTGCTGGCCACCTGACCGGCCTCGACCTTCGGTGGCATGACAAGCTCCATCTCGTTGGTGCAGACGTCCAGGATCGCGGGTCCGTCTGCGGCCAGCCATTCGGTCATTGCCGTTTCCAGATCATCCGCGTTCTCAACCCGCCAGCCTTTCAACCCGCAGACCTCCGCCAGCTTGGCGAAGTTTGGGTTTTCCAGATCGGTGTAGGCGTCCAGCAGCCCTTCCACGCGCTGCTCCATCTCGACAAAGCCCAACGAGCCGTTGTTGTAGATCAGGATCTTGACCGGCAGGTTTTCCTGCTTGAGCGTCAGGAGGTCGCCCATCAGCATCGTCATCCCACCGTCGCCGCTCATCGAGATGACCTGACGACCGGGGTAGGCGGCCGCTGCGCCCATCGCCTGTGGGTAGGCATTGGCCATGGTGCCGTGCAGCAGGCTGGTCAGGAACCGCCGCTCACCATTGGCCGTCAGATGCCGCAGCAGCCAGACCATGGGGGACCCGCCATCGGCGGTGAAAATCGCGTCTTGCGCGGCCAGGCGGTCGAGCGTGTGGGTAACGAATTGCGGATGGATCAGCGTAGGATCGCTTTCCTCCGCCTCTCCCACGTATCCTTTGAGGTCTTCTTTCCACTGCTTGCGTGCGGCGTCCAGGTGCGACGTGTCTGTCTTCTGATCCAGCCTGTCCAGCAGCGCATCGATGGTTGGGCCGACGTCGCCGACCAGACCCATGCCCACCGGTGCCCGGCGTCCGATATGGGTCGGGTCGTGGTCGATCTGAATGACCTTGTCCTGACCGGGATAGAACTGGGTATAGGCAAAGTCCGTCCCGAGGCAGAGCATGATGTCAGCGGCATCCACGGCCTCGACCCCGGCCTTGTTGCCCAGGATACCGATCATGCCGATGTTGTAGTCGTTTTCGGGTTCGATGAACTCCTTCGACCGGCTTGTATGCGCGATGGGCGCCGCCAGTTTTTCGGCCAGCGCGACGAGCTGGGGCTTTGCATCCCGCGCCCCGATACCTGCATACAGCGTGACCTT
This region of Ponticoccus alexandrii genomic DNA includes:
- a CDS encoding DUF4396 domain-containing protein is translated as MAVGVICAIWIAADVAKRPQHMVVMQLVWPICALFGGPMLLWFYLRYGRAMPTSAEGHAEHQGNHGQHHHRGNIPHAAAVAKSALHCGAGCTLADIVGENLAAAAPVVLKPFDYPAFFADELYAVWGLDFVLALIIGIAFQYFAIRLTCPPLVPRS
- a CDS encoding thiamine pyrophosphate-dependent enzyme encodes the protein MTKVSDIIVETLLQAGAKRCWGIVGDTINHFTDAVRRSDLKWVHVRHEEVGGLAAGGEAYFTGELAVCAGTCGPGTLHFVNGIFESHRNGAPVLLIASDVARVETGLGFPQELDQRKIYEQYSVFCEYISHPDQARRIVVQAAQAALTKGGVAVVIVNGDMFEEDTKDALPWSVHRPKSHLRPVDEELDALAERLNAAEKVTLYAGIGARDAKPQLVALAEKLAAPIAHTSRSKEFIEPENDYNIGMIGILGNKAGVEAVDAADIMLCLGTDFAYTQFYPGQDKVIQIDHDPTHIGRRAPVGMGLVGDVGPTIDALLDRLDQKTDTSHLDAARKQWKEDLKGYVGEAEESDPTLIHPQFVTHTLDRLAAQDAIFTADGGSPMVWLLRHLTANGERRFLTSLLHGTMANAYPQAMGAAAAYPGRQVISMSGDGGMTMLMGDLLTLKQENLPVKILIYNNGSLGFVEMEQRVEGLLDAYTDLENPNFAKLAEVCGLKGWRVENADDLETAMTEWLAADGPAILDVCTNEMELVMPPKVEAGQVASTALFGIKAVLSGRTREVVSLLRDNFLR